In Aminobacterium sp. MB27-C1, a single genomic region encodes these proteins:
- the gap gene encoding type I glyceraldehyde-3-phosphate dehydrogenase, translating into MKKVRVAINGFGRIGRLALRAMYQYDKEGLFEIVATNSRTTPEQRAYMFKYDSIHRRFPGEVEVDGDNLIVNGDTVKVLAIKDPADFNWGDLGVDIVIESSGVYKDLEGAQNHIKAGAKKVVITAPGSGDGIPTFVMGVNEEQYNPAKDHVVSNASCTTNCLAPVARILNEEFGIERGLMTTTHSYTNDQKLMDSSHKKLHRGRAAALSMVPTSTGAAKAIGLVIPELKGKLNGIALRVPTPDVSVVDLVAELKKEASAQEINEAVKKRATSDMKKYVVYEEDDLVSSDFIGDEHSSIFAARHTMSIGNMVKILAWYDNEWGYTCRCIDLVNYMIKKGL; encoded by the coding sequence ATGAAAAAGGTTCGAGTAGCAATTAATGGATTTGGCCGTATAGGGAGACTCGCCTTGCGGGCGATGTATCAATATGACAAGGAGGGTCTTTTTGAAATAGTTGCAACAAATAGCCGTACTACACCCGAGCAACGAGCCTATATGTTCAAATATGATTCTATCCATCGTCGTTTTCCTGGCGAAGTCGAGGTTGATGGAGATAACCTTATTGTTAACGGTGACACAGTTAAGGTTTTAGCAATTAAAGATCCTGCAGATTTTAATTGGGGAGATCTTGGCGTAGATATTGTTATCGAGTCTTCTGGAGTTTACAAAGATCTTGAAGGCGCTCAGAATCATATAAAAGCAGGAGCGAAAAAAGTTGTTATAACAGCTCCTGGCAGTGGCGATGGAATTCCAACATTTGTTATGGGTGTTAATGAAGAACAATATAACCCCGCAAAAGATCATGTCGTTTCTAACGCATCATGCACAACAAACTGCCTTGCTCCAGTGGCCAGAATATTGAACGAAGAGTTTGGTATAGAACGTGGCCTTATGACAACAACTCATTCTTATACAAACGATCAGAAGCTTATGGATTCTTCACATAAAAAATTACATCGAGGACGTGCAGCAGCTCTTTCTATGGTTCCTACATCAACAGGTGCAGCAAAGGCTATAGGGTTGGTTATTCCCGAACTCAAGGGGAAATTGAATGGCATTGCTTTGCGAGTGCCGACACCTGATGTATCAGTTGTTGACCTTGTTGCTGAGCTTAAGAAAGAAGCTTCAGCTCAGGAAATCAATGAAGCCGTTAAAAAACGCGCAACAAGTGATATGAAAAAATACGTTGTTTACGAAGAAGATGACCTTGTTTCCTCAGATTTTATCGGAGATGAACACTCTTCTATTTTTGCAGCTCGCCATACAATGTCTATAGGCAATATGGTTAAAATTTTAGCTTGGTATGATAACGAGTGGGGATATACGTGCCGTTGTATTGACCTTGTCAATTATATGATTAAGAAAGGGCTGTAA
- a CDS encoding molybdenum cofactor biosynthesis protein B → MKLLGILNKDDHREYGICYVNMRADGSSSINGNMSDILITKPGLLPEIQGAAFVLRASLDQDLEVGNILAFSESDVILRVDAEEAPSLWKLSVQQGGFISVSSDIQMWKPLHVGILTVSDKASQGLREDTAGPALAKAVSRIGGIVEKQYILPDEQSEIEKLLCKWVDEADLHVILVTGGTGLSSRDVTPEALESIADKIIPGIGEFMRSRTVYYTPRSILSRGLAVTRKKSLIIAVPGSQTGAEECFEAVAPVIRHGVEILRDWEKECGHKK, encoded by the coding sequence ATGAAACTTCTTGGAATTCTTAACAAAGATGATCATAGAGAGTACGGGATATGCTATGTCAATATGCGTGCTGACGGCTCATCTTCAATAAATGGAAATATGTCAGATATTCTCATAACAAAGCCTGGATTGCTTCCTGAGATTCAAGGAGCGGCCTTTGTCCTGAGGGCTTCTCTTGACCAGGATTTGGAAGTGGGTAACATTCTTGCTTTCTCGGAAAGTGACGTTATTTTGCGTGTAGATGCAGAAGAGGCTCCTTCTCTATGGAAGCTTTCTGTTCAGCAGGGAGGCTTTATCTCTGTCTCTTCAGATATCCAAATGTGGAAACCACTTCATGTTGGAATTTTGACAGTAAGCGATAAGGCCAGCCAGGGGTTGCGAGAAGATACTGCCGGTCCGGCTTTGGCAAAGGCGGTCTCTCGTATTGGGGGGATTGTTGAGAAACAATATATACTCCCTGACGAGCAGAGTGAAATTGAAAAATTGTTGTGTAAATGGGTGGACGAAGCAGATTTGCATGTCATTCTTGTCACTGGCGGAACAGGTCTTTCTAGTCGAGATGTTACTCCAGAAGCTCTGGAATCTATTGCTGATAAGATAATTCCAGGGATAGGTGAATTTATGAGAAGTCGCACTGTCTATTACACTCCTCGTTCTATCCTTTCTCGGGGACTGGCTGTTACGAGAAAGAAAAGCTTGATCATAGCTGTACCAGGAAGCCAAACGGGGGCAGAAGAGTGTTTCGAAGCTGTGGCGCCTGTAATACGGCATGGGGTTGAAATTCTTCGGGATTGGGAGAAAGAATGTGGACATAAAAAATAA
- the whiA gene encoding DNA-binding protein WhiA, protein MKTLSEIMWDEWVFSPLSSTDIDSETAGILWGLLTVYPETMSQGRFVLSGRRLWVFRRLRRIWASSRWGKRLDLSSMLNVPANFRGSVTLRIPQPIMKEVIFWGENARKKSDWQWMRGVWGNCGSLYVPKTGYYLAFRFRFYKIMELVLSILKNNQFPVGKRIVDGQYELLLRDQEKIVTLLSHYKLFDTSLKLEEKAIVRAMRDKANRLVNCDASNIRKTLEAAEWQLEIAKVFQNERILNTLPETLRELIEVRMQYPSATLTELGQMLSKPVSKSTVKYRWQKLKTMAEQLPHGI, encoded by the coding sequence ATGAAAACCTTGAGTGAAATAATGTGGGATGAATGGGTTTTCTCTCCATTGTCTAGTACTGATATAGATTCTGAGACGGCAGGAATCCTTTGGGGGCTTTTGACGGTGTATCCCGAAACTATGTCGCAGGGCAGGTTTGTTCTTTCTGGACGAAGACTTTGGGTCTTTAGGCGGCTTAGAAGAATTTGGGCGTCATCACGTTGGGGAAAAAGACTTGATTTATCATCGATGCTTAATGTCCCTGCTAATTTTCGTGGAAGCGTAACACTTCGGATTCCTCAGCCTATTATGAAAGAAGTTATCTTTTGGGGAGAAAATGCAAGGAAAAAGAGCGATTGGCAATGGATGAGAGGTGTTTGGGGCAATTGTGGCTCTTTGTATGTTCCTAAGACAGGTTATTACTTAGCTTTTCGTTTCAGGTTTTATAAAATAATGGAATTGGTTTTGTCCATATTGAAAAATAATCAATTCCCTGTAGGAAAACGTATTGTAGATGGTCAGTATGAGCTACTTTTACGCGATCAGGAAAAGATCGTAACACTTTTAAGTCACTATAAGTTGTTTGATACCTCTCTGAAATTGGAAGAAAAGGCTATCGTTCGGGCAATGCGCGATAAAGCAAATAGACTCGTGAATTGTGACGCATCAAATATTCGGAAGACATTGGAAGCTGCGGAATGGCAACTTGAAATAGCAAAGGTTTTCCAGAATGAAAGAATTTTAAATACGTTGCCTGAAACATTGAGAGAGCTTATTGAAGTTCGCATGCAATATCCTAGCGCAACATTGACTGAATTGGGTCAGATGTTATCTAAACCAGTCAGTAAAAGTACTGTTAAATATCGTTGGCAAAAATTGAAGACAATGGCTGAACAATTACCGCACGGTATATAA
- the rapZ gene encoding RNase adapter RapZ, with amino-acid sequence MDIKNNSVQRCLIITGMSGAGKSTALNILEDQGFFAIDNIPPALLPQLMGLLSQHRGAVQEGLVAVVDIRGERLLNDLFSIVDALKRSISLVQVLFLDSSNESLVRRFETTRRRHPLGDHIPILEGIQRERILLAPVREYADVVLDTSGLSIRELKERLISEFIRTEASSSVVFSSFGFKYGIPQDSDFVLDVRFLVNPHYVPHLRPLNGKDLNVQSYILSSDETQLFLTRCYEFFDFLIPVYLASGKSPFHIAVGCTGGQHRSVATVEWLAKHFKEQNVRCTIRHRDINRSQVRE; translated from the coding sequence GTGGACATAAAAAATAATAGCGTTCAGCGCTGTCTTATTATTACGGGAATGTCTGGGGCTGGAAAATCTACGGCCTTAAATATTCTTGAAGATCAGGGTTTTTTTGCGATTGATAATATTCCTCCGGCATTGCTTCCTCAGCTTATGGGGTTGTTGTCGCAACATCGTGGAGCAGTGCAAGAAGGACTAGTTGCTGTCGTGGATATTCGTGGAGAACGTCTTTTGAACGATCTATTTTCTATTGTGGATGCTTTAAAGAGATCTATCTCCTTAGTTCAGGTGCTTTTTTTGGATTCATCGAATGAGAGCCTTGTTCGCCGTTTCGAAACGACACGTCGTCGTCACCCATTGGGGGATCATATCCCTATATTAGAAGGAATTCAACGTGAACGTATTTTGTTGGCCCCTGTCAGAGAGTATGCTGATGTAGTTCTTGACACATCTGGACTCTCTATCCGAGAGCTTAAAGAACGGCTTATTTCTGAATTTATTCGGACTGAAGCATCATCTTCTGTCGTTTTTTCTTCTTTTGGATTTAAATACGGAATTCCCCAAGATAGTGATTTTGTATTGGACGTTCGCTTTTTAGTCAATCCACACTATGTCCCCCATCTGCGTCCGCTCAACGGTAAAGATTTAAATGTACAAAGCTATATTTTATCTTCAGATGAAACACAGCTTTTTTTAACTCGTTGTTACGAGTTTTTTGATTTTCTTATTCCCGTTTATTTGGCTTCGGGAAAATCACCGTTTCATATAGCCGTGGGCTGTACTGGAGGGCAACATCGTTCAGTGGCGACGGTCGAATGGCTCGCAAAGCATTTTAAGGAACAGAATGTACGATGCACAATTCGTCATAGAGATATAAATCGGAGTCAGGTGCGAGAGTAA
- the yvcK gene encoding gluconeogenesis factor YvcK family protein — MDWRVAYFLGLLTAFLTIFVLSWKDRWPGFLRSSPVKTDVMARVVEYRLSMGPHIVALGGGTGLSTLLKGLKSFTRNITAVVTVTDEGGSSGRLRQEWGVLPPGDVRNCIVALAENDNALRNILDFRFDRGDLSGHSLGNLILLAVTEISGDFRLAVEEMNHLLAIRGRVLPVTTEAVSLVAEIEEGQLLRGELEISSCRCGQKVKRIWLEPSDPQPLPDVIRAIDEGDLIVLGPGSLFTSVLPNLLLPKIAQKIQESPLPRVYVANLMSQPGETDGMNVVEHVEWIEKILGIAPNFIVVNNGSIPAPFLEAYLKEGAIPLYLDDSQREILLEKNCQIIESNYVKVYEGSVVRHDSQALSETLMRICRDMKEV; from the coding sequence ATGGATTGGCGCGTAGCATATTTTTTAGGATTACTTACTGCTTTTTTAACGATTTTTGTTCTTTCTTGGAAGGATAGATGGCCAGGGTTTCTACGCTCATCCCCTGTCAAAACTGATGTTATGGCGAGGGTAGTAGAGTATCGACTTTCTATGGGACCTCATATTGTTGCTTTAGGAGGAGGAACTGGTCTTTCTACTCTTCTTAAAGGATTAAAATCTTTTACTCGTAATATCACAGCAGTAGTTACTGTAACTGATGAAGGCGGGAGTTCTGGGCGCTTACGCCAAGAATGGGGAGTTCTCCCTCCTGGTGATGTTCGAAACTGTATTGTCGCTTTAGCTGAAAACGATAATGCCCTTCGGAATATACTTGATTTCCGCTTTGATCGGGGCGATCTTTCCGGTCATAGCCTTGGAAACCTTATCTTGCTTGCTGTAACTGAAATATCGGGAGATTTTCGTCTTGCTGTCGAGGAAATGAACCATCTTCTTGCTATCAGAGGCAGAGTTTTACCTGTAACCACAGAAGCGGTCTCCCTTGTTGCAGAGATAGAAGAGGGTCAACTTCTTCGAGGAGAATTAGAAATATCATCGTGCAGATGTGGTCAAAAGGTTAAACGAATATGGCTTGAACCCTCCGATCCCCAGCCATTACCTGATGTAATTAGAGCTATTGATGAAGGGGATCTTATCGTTTTAGGGCCAGGTAGTCTTTTCACAAGTGTTTTACCGAATCTGTTGCTTCCCAAAATAGCACAGAAAATACAAGAATCGCCTTTGCCCAGAGTGTATGTTGCTAATTTAATGTCTCAGCCTGGAGAAACCGATGGTATGAACGTAGTGGAACATGTGGAATGGATCGAAAAGATACTTGGAATCGCTCCTAATTTTATCGTTGTTAACAATGGTTCCATTCCTGCACCTTTTTTAGAGGCATATTTGAAAGAAGGGGCTATCCCGTTATATTTGGATGATTCTCAAAGAGAGATACTGCTTGAAAAAAACTGCCAGATAATAGAAAGCAATTACGTAAAGGTCTACGAGGGATCGGTTGTACGTCATGATAGTCAGGCGCTCTCCGAGACGCTGATGCGAATATGTAGAGATATGAAAGAAGTGTAA